The following proteins are co-located in the Microplitis demolitor isolate Queensland-Clemson2020A chromosome 3, iyMicDemo2.1a, whole genome shotgun sequence genome:
- the LOC103573681 gene encoding WASH complex subunit 1, which yields MRERIEIGIISNDTSHEGTIIQIANSLDALQSAASYIFKSIDDRVLNYTKRLQDVKQKTNKLQDQLFYLQNNMSLKAIKIYSDAKYPAYSTYKEYETFINSPNDELPVNKQVSRSDNYSVKNSVESTVKADHYASELKLKEKLQFYYVMNKPLKKDDLNKTNETSVTRVSSVSALLIDDNQTSNKSANLSSPIGNNKRKIEDAPDSINQPWQSSDFESPSYLYAPMLGEVPQINVPAILPDLPGIVDDEKFVLDLSFQSPIAPSSAVTSPTARIDLPDAGVSLKDVKQTKEINNTPNLPNLDQDSGYLAAPSPSPPPPPPPPLPPATINQPQSSPQVSQPVSAPSPAPPPPPPPPPPPSEIKEKEQKVESKPVAKPASTDDRSNLMEAIRAAGGIGKAKLRHTGEKTSDRWSSASVGGDLMADLHAKLSLRRKGIAGGSAGAGSSIGALERISRLIPPPPKPNEASDRNSTSEYDSQPDADDWEE from the exons atgcgggaaagaattgaaatcg gaATTATTTCTAATGATACTAGTCATGAAGGAACGATAATTCAAATTGCTAATAGTCTTGACGCATTACAATCAGCAGCTtcctatatttttaaatcaatcgACGACagagttttaaattataccaaaag aTTACAAGATGTCaaacaaaaaactaataaacttcaggatcaattattttatttacaaaataacatGAGTTtaaaagctataaaaatttattcggaTGCCAAGTATCCGGCGTACTCGACTTACAAAGAATAcgaaacttttataaatagtCCAAATGACGAGTTGCCGGTTAATAAACAAGTCAGTCGATCGGATAAttactctgtaaaaaattcagttgAGTCAACGGTGAAAGCTGATCACTATGCTAGtgaattaaaactaaaagaaaagttgcaattttattatgttatgAATAAACCATTgaaaaaagatgatttaaataaaacaaacgaGACATCAGTTACTCGTGTGTCATCAGTAAGTGCTTTATTGATTGATGATAATCAAACATCTAACAAGTCTGCGAATTTATCATCACCAATTGGCAATAATAAGCGTAAGATTGAAGATGCTCCTGATTCAATAAACCAGCCATGGCAGTCGTCTGATTTTGAATCGCCGTCTTATTTATATGCTCCAATGCTTGGCGAA gTACCACAAATAAATGTACCAGCAATACTACCAGATCTTCCAGGAATTGTTGATGACGAAAAATTCGTTCTAGATTTGAGTTTCCAGAGTCCAATAGCACCATCATCAGCAGTAACATCACCAACAGCAAGAATTGATCTTCCAGACGCTGGAGTATCTTTAAAAGATgtaaaacaaacaaaagaaattaataatactccAAATCTTCCCAATTTGGATCAAGATTCAGGATATCTGGCAGCGCCATCTccatcaccaccaccaccaccaccacctccGCTGCCACCAGCGACAATAAATCAACCTCAAAGTTCACCACAAGTATCTCAACCTGTATCTGCACCTTCACCTGCACCACCACCTCCTCCTCCTCCACCTCCACCACcctctgaaataaaagaaaaggaACAGAAAGTTGAATCTAAACCTGTAGCAAAACCAGCGTCAACTGACGACCGCAGTAATCTAATGGAAGCTATAAGAGCTGCTGGTGGAATTGGAAAAGCTAAACTACGACACACTGGTGAAAAAACAAGTGACCGATGGTCATCAGCTTCTGTAGGAGGTGATCTGATGGCTGACTTACACGCCAAGTTGTCTTTGAGACGAAAAGGTATTGCTGGAGGCAGTGCTGGTGCTGGTAGTTCTATTGGTGCTTTAGAGAGAATATCTCGTCTGATTCCACCGCCACCTAAACCCAATGAAGCTTCTGATCGCAACTCAACAAGTGAATATGATTCCCAACCTGATGCTGACGACTGggaagaataa
- the LOC103573684 gene encoding popeye domain-containing protein 3 isoform X2, whose protein sequence is MWMHLYQKKCQEGICRDSRISATCLVFFLFFCHIYVNAYVTDAAVPRLSKDADTPQDILKASKNTDHKCTNMTSVVNPGLSMVSHESGYPYPPTVPPSFLSGALTCQPYRGIYVNHIYFQLANAFFLLSHLAPSGIHGVLYLRCTLLIGCAFLALWGWTIVCWLDAAMWNGLFVAINFVHVCTLLYRLRPIKFSREVEEVYAAVFQPLRVSRHQFKKVLNCMKAIKPLKYQEVYAQEKSTKVDSLSLVLSGKLVVSQNGRALHIVFPHQFLDSPEWFGVSTDEYFQVSITAMEDSRILLWHRDKLKLSIMTDQFLQAVFDHILGRDVVKKLMQVSETMAAGNHQHQNGQVVGLGGVGNIENDSDTKLFVVKKSDNHGITALISRQLQEERVPLLYTSPDVLNNALHHLNHLHAPYVLPLYTKTSTNDNSSQSES, encoded by the exons ATGTGGATGCatttataccaaaaaaaatgcCAGGAAGGCATCTGCAGAGACTCTCGTATCTCTGCAAcatgtttagttttttttttatttttttgtcatatatatgttaatGCATATGTAACTGATGCCGCCGTACCCCGTCTTTCCAAGGATGCCGATACACCGCAAGACATTCTCAAGGCATCGAAAAATACTGATCATAAATGTACCAATATGACTTCTGTCGTCAAtcctg GTTTGTCGATGGTGAGTCATGAGTCTGGGTATCCTTATCCACCAACAGTGCCTCCATCATTTTTAAGCGGAGCTCTTACTTGCCAGCCCTACCGTGGAATTTATGTTAATCACATCTACTTTCAACTAGCAAATGCATTTTTCTTATTGTCGCATTTAGCTCCAAGTGGTATACACGGTGTATTATATTTGAGATGCACATTATTAATTGGTTGTGCATTTCTCGCGCTATGGGGATGGACCATAGTCTGTTGGCTGGATGCTGCCATGTGGAATGGTCTCTTTGTAGCCATTAATTTTGTCCATGTTTGCACGTTACTTTATCGTTTGAGACCtatcaaattttcaagagaAGTTGAAGAG gTTTATGCAGCAGTATTCCAACCATTACGAGTATCGAgacatcaatttaaaaaagtattgaattgTATGAAAGCCATCAAACCTTTAAAGTATCAAGAGGTTTATGCACAAGAAAAATCAACTAAAGTTGATTCACTGTCTTTAGTACTGTCGGGAAA acttGTTGTATCACAAAATGGTAGAGCACTTCACATTGTCTTCCCTCATCAATTTCTCGATTCACCTGAGTGGTTTGGAGTATCAACAGatgaatattttcaa GTATCAATAACGGCAATGGAAGACTCTAGAATATTACTTTGGCatagagataaattaaaactgaGTATAATGACAGATCAATTTTTACAAGCAGTCTTTGATCATATACTAGGTAGAgatgttgtaaaaaaattaatgcaa gtAAGTGAAACAATGGCAGCTGGTAATCATCAACACCAAAATGGTCAAGTCGTCGGACTAGGCGGAGTCGGAAATATAGAAAACGATTCCGATACTAAATTATTTGTTGTCAAAAAGTCCGACAATCACGGAATCACGGCACTTATAAGTCGTCAACTTcaag AGGAGAGAGTGCCGCTGCTGTATACGAGCCCTGATGTGTTGAACAACGCACTGCATCACCTAAACCATCTTCACGCGCCTTATGTACTTCCCCTTTATACCAAAACATCAACCAATGACAATTCCTCCCAATCAGAATCCTAa
- the LOC103573680 gene encoding isoleucine--tRNA ligase, mitochondrial has translation MAAIIKASTCNLIFKRYINLSFKFNAKPEKAVENKYSNTVLLPQTKFPSRLNGAKRIEMDNYLIEKCGFNELYNWQRDNLAGPDFILHDGPPYANGTVHMGHAVNKILKDITTRSRVIKGQRVHYVPGWDCHGLPIELKALSALKDKKDKLTPLEIRQHARKYAEEAIKHQRESFISWGIMADWKDNCYFTNNISFMTNQLRQFINLYEKKFIFRAFKPVHWSPSSRTALAESELEYNEQHSSKCATVRFLVTELSDKLKVLEDRAVYALTWTTTPWTLIANQALAYAEDISYCIAEDPQGNCYIIAEDLLNTVIQKIGALRPILTALGSDLAGLKYSHPITGESMPFYPASHVTSKVGTGLVHTAPAHGSDDFIVSINNNIPVLSLVDEDGRYTAEAGTFAGLDVLKEGGDAILQHIGDNVMHTEDLIHSYPYDWRTKKPVITRASYQWFINTEPIKHKAVEALESVKMFPRPREKSYLNNLKQHVLQRPFWCISRQRAWGTPIPVFYNKETGQVIVDKDIIERLCKLLEREGPDCWWTLPVEKLIGHKLLDKLNIDADKLERGNDIMDIWLDSGLTWSTVLPEGQQADLYVEGMDQFNGWFQSSLLTSMAVRGISPFKSIFVHGFTVDRNGMKMSKSLGNVFSPEDIIRGGKNLKTQPAYGVDTLRWWVASHGVQHTQIPMVNTLLQNSVDSVQKIRLILKFLLGALHPYDAPNDIKPNYLLTDKYMLHRLYHYHKEIRNYYDNYEYHNVCKAVLHFVANDISAFYCHLTKDRLYCEEVTSPLRVAATSVIGEILIVLTRSIAPIIPHLAEEVWLYHPDNLTSVPLYHSTHTLPNDWDMPKIEKIMNVALEVKSILNRETKSNTLELETTVTADAKIISTLSPLQPESTSSSSELCNILQVNRVTFIEDPACETPKVYFKSIDKSLCKRCRKYSESAPGQPCIRCIQILNMYSRS, from the exons atggCAGCAATAATAAAAGCTAGtacttgtaatttaatatttaagcgGTACATTAATTTgtcgtttaaatttaatgccaAGCCCGAGAAAgctgttgaaaataaatattcaaatacagTTTTGCTGCcacaaactaaatttccatCAAGATTAAATGGAGCTAAAAGAATTGAAatggataattatttaattgaa aaatgtGGATTCAATGAGTTGTATAATTGGCAACGAGATAATTTAGCTGgtccagattttattttacatgatGGACCACCTTATGCTAATGGTACCGTACATATGGGTCATGCTGTCAACAAG atATTAAAAGATATAACAACAAGAAGTCGTGTAATAAAAGGTCAGAGAGTTCATTATGTACCGGGATGGGACTGTCATGGTTTACCTATTGAATTAAAAGCGCTAAGTgctttaaaagataaaaaagataaattgaCACCACTAGAAATACGCCAGcatg ctCGAAAATATGCTGAAGAAGCAATTAAACATCAACGGGAATCATTTATATCGTGGGGAATAATGGCTGACTGGAAAGACAACTGCTATTTCACAAATAACATATCATTTATGACGAATCAGTTGAGACAATTCATTaatttgtatgaaaaaaaatttatatttcgcgCATTTAAACCCGTTCACTGGTCACCGTCATCTAG GACAGCACTGGCTGAGTCTGAGTTGGAGTACAATGAGCAGCATTCAAGTAAATGTGCAACAGTCCGATTTTTAGTGACTGAGTTGTCAGATAAATTGAAAGTACTTGAAGATCGTGCAGTTTATGCACTGACCTGGACAACTACGCCCTGGACACTGATTGCCAACCAAGCACTGGCGTACGCTGAAGATATTTCTTACTGCATCGCTGAAGATCCTCAAGGCAACTGTTACATAATCGCCGAAGACTTACTGAATACCGTTATACAGAAAATTGGAGCTTTGAGGCCAATTTTGACCGCTTTGGGTAGTGATCTAGCTGGATTAAAATACTCCCATCCAATAACTGGCGAATCAATGCCATTTTATCCAGCAAGTCATGTTACAAGCAAAGTAGGCACTGGTTTAGTTCATACAGCACCAGCACATGGCTCCGatgattttattgtttctataaataacaatatacctgtc ttgtcGCTAGTTGATGAAGACGGTCGCTATACAGCGGAAGCTGGTACCTTTGCTGGACTAGATGTTTTGAAAGAAGGTGGTGATGCTATTTTACAACATATTGGTGATAATGTAATGCATACTGAAGATTTAATTCACAGTTATCCGTATGATTGGCGGACTAAAAAACCAGTTATAACCCGAGCTAGCTATCAATGGTTCATAAATACTGAACCAATCAAACACAAAGCTGTt gaaGCTTTGGAGAGTGTAAAAATGTTTCCACGACCTAGAGAAAAGAGTTATTTGAATAATCTAAAGCAACATGTTCTCCAGCGACCTTTCTGGTGCATTTCACGTCAACGTGCCTGGGGTACACCGATACcagtattttataataaagaaacTGGGCAAGTTATTGTTGATAAAGATATTATTGAACGATTGTGTAAATTGCTGGAACGTGAAGGTCCTGATTGCTGGTGGACATTgccagttgaaaaattaattggacataaattattagataaattaaatattgatgcTGATAAATTAGAAAGAGGAAat gaTATTATGGACATTTGGTTGGATAGTGGCTTGACATGGTCAACAGTCTTACCAGAAGGTCAGCAAGCAGACCTTTATGTAGAAGGTATGGATCAATTTAACGGATGGTTTCAATCATCATTACTCACGTCAATGGCCGTCCGAGGAATTTCTCCAttcaa aTCGATATTTGTACATGGATTCACCGTAGATAGAAACGGTATGAAGATGTCCAAGTCATTGGGAAATGTTTTCAGTCCGGAGGATATAATTCGCGGtggaaaaaatctaaaaactcAACCCGCGTATGGTGTTGATACTCTgcg GTGGTGGGTAGCAAGTCACGGCGTCCAACATACACAAATACCGATGGTCAATACATTGTTACAAAATAGCGTTGACTCTGTACAAAAAAtccgattaattttaaaatttctacttgGTGCACTTCATCCATACGATGCACCGAATGATATTAAAcctaattatttacttactgacaaatatatgttacatagactttatcattatcataaagaa atcAGAAATTACTACGATAATTACGAGTACCACAATGTATGCAAAGCAGTTCTTCATTTTGTCGCAAATGATATTTCAGCATTTTATTGTCATCTTACTAAAGACAGATTATATTGCGAAGAAGTAACTTCTCCACTCAGAGTAGCAGCTACTAGTGTTATTGGAGAAATTCTTATTGTACTTACTCGTTCAATTGCTCCAATAATTCCCCATTTAGCTGAAGAAGTTTGGCTCTATCATCCAGACAAtctta CATCAGTACCGCTGTACCATTCAACTCACACGTTACCAAATGACTGGGATATgccgaaaattgaaaaaataatgaacgtAGCGTTGGaggtaaaaagtattttaaatagagaAACAAAGTCCAATACATTGGAACTAGAAACAACCGTTACAGCTGAcgctaaaataatttctacacTATCa CCGCTGCAGCCTGAAAGTACATCATCAAGCTCAGAATTATGTAACATTCTACAAGTAAACAGAGTTACATTTATTGAAGATCCAGCATGTGAGACAccaaaagtatattttaaatcaatagatAAATCATTATGCAAACGCTGTAGAAAATATTCAGAATCGGCTCCAGGTCAGCCATGCATCAGATGTATACAAATATTGAATATGTATTCTagatcataa
- the LOC103573702 gene encoding E3 UFM1-protein ligase 1 homolog, which produces MSSGDWDEVKRLAADFQKAQLSSTLLKLSERNCVEIITKLIESNLLNVVFTADGKEYITPQHLEKEIRDELYISGGRIDLVKLTKILNVDFTQVSKIANEIEKYDKGVKIILGQLIDRSYMTKIVTQINDKLNQAGHINIAELTIHYDLPAEFLQSLVEKSLGKSIHGQQDKQDPKFFYTDNFIARNKCKVRGALIAITRPTPLTAILGQCAVPERIFFTIFDDLHNAGETPGVLTSKQINSGIYVPTIYTKTQSEWVDNFYKQNGYLEYDALTRLGINDGKSYIKRHFSQNTPILLDSVAVGPAIIDQIDANVEEVIATNSFVDIYPLLPSVFTPEDIEILLKDALKRLKKNFHIFITTVIASEAFMHNLNNKLESIAELKAKEAVDSGKWLQHVAESKIKTSKNIESHKFEGNSKKDDRRKKAASGKAGGGSQGRETKTKSTKKKYYQGKNNDNDYDDDDDNRGSKGPDKFELILFSVDDLKSELNRYENLSDVEELVDELTNYFHPKLNKLSLTLAEKFAQATKTTNFSDAEDKLNMLITNIRVFDKGIKCIGNKDTVNSLTKYLIKTLGTDFINELLKLAAVQNVLQCSDNLTTESRQKMIVELPDDIRDELDNVNKAVMKGSIEELLNSADPAMAACCLILKKFDKKREKAIILGHRQALLEELKDTEDPALALHLTTSILFTAATQCALHMSGRHVSSILSFLQSFLIPTTSTLLTDYHDHVLELLSSNDSTTKEETRKLLTDGLDKLKDIAYSFKEQIKNSDNKNE; this is translated from the exons atgagctCAGGTGATTGGGATGAAGTAAAGAGGTTGGCTGCTGACTTTCAGAAAGCTCAACTTAGTTCAACATTACtcaa gTTGTCTGAAAGAAATTGCgttgaaataataacaaaattgattgaatcaaatttattaaacgttGTATTTACAGCTGATGGAAAAGAATACATAACACCACAACATcttgaaaaagaaataagagatgaattatatataagtggTGGTCGAATTGATTTAGTTAAATTGACGAAAATACTTAACGTTGATTTTACTCAGGTATCAAAAATAgctaatgaaattgaaaaatatgacaaaggtgttaaaataatactagGTCAATTGATAGACCGGAGTTATATGACTAAAATAGTTACccaaataaatgataaattgaacCAAGCTGGACACATAAATATTGCTGAATTAACAATTCATTACGATTTACCGGCtgaatttttacaatcatTAGTTGAAAAATCACTAGGTAAATCTATTCACGGACAGCAAGATAAACAGGatcccaaatttttttatactgataattttatcgCTCGTAATAAATGCAAAGTTCGCGGTGCACTTATTGCTATTACAAGACCTACACCTCTGACTGCTATTTTGGGACAATGCGCCGTTcctgaaagaatttttttta CTATTTTTGATGACCTTCACAATGCTGGAGAAACTCCTGGTGTGTTAACTAGCAAGCAGATAAATAGTGGAATATATGTACCAACAATTTATACAAAAACTCAATCAGAGTGGGTTGATAATTTCTACAAACAAAATGGCTACTTAG aaTACGATGCACTCACTCGTCTTGGAATAAATGATGgtaaaagttatataaaacGTCACTTTTCACAAAACACCCCAATATTACTGGACAGTGTTGCAGTAGGTCCAGCAATTATTGATCAAATAGATGCTAATGTTGAAGAAGTTATTGCGACAAACTCATTTGTCGACATCTATCCTCTCCTTCCCTCTGTTTTTACTCCCGAAGATATCGAAATCCTGTTAAAAGATGCATTGaaacgtttgaaaaaaaattttcatattttcattacaaCTGTTATTGCTTCTGAAGCTTTTATGCATAATTTGAATAACAAACTCGAGTCAATTGCTGAATTAAAAGCCAAAGAGGCTGTTGATAGCGGCAAGTGGTTGCAGCATGTCGctgaaagtaaaataaaaacgagtaaaaatattgaaagtcATAAATTTGAGGGTAACAGCAAGAAAGATGATCGCAGAAAAAAAGCCGCCAGTGGCAAAGCTGGGGGTGGTAGTCAGGGAAGAGAAACTAAAACAAAGTcaactaagaaaaaatattatcaaggaaaaaataatgacaatgattatgatgatgatgatgataacaGAGGGTCCAAGGGGccagataaatttgaattaatattattttccgttGACGATTTGAAAAGTGAATTGAAtagatatgaaaatttatcagatgtTGAAGAACTTGTTGATGAGTTGACGAATTATTTCCACccgaaattaaataaactctcACTGACACTGGCTGAGAAATTCGCCCAGGCAACCAAGACAACTAACTTCAGTGATGCTGAAGACAAATTAAATATGCTGATTACAAATATTCGTGTTTTTGATAAAGGAATAAAGTGCATAGGAAACAAAGATACCGTTAATTCgttgacaaaatatttaatcaagaCACTGGGTACTGATTTCATAAACGAGTTACTCAAATTAGCGGCTGTGCAAAACGTTTTACAGTGTTCAGATAATTTAACGACGGAATCGCGGCAGAAAATGATTGTCGAGCTGCCTGATGATATCAGAGATGAACTAGACAATGTCAACAAAGCTGTAATGAAAGGTTCCAttgaagaattattaaattcagcTGACCCAGCTATGGCTGCCTGTTgtttaattctaaaaaaattcgacaaaAAACGGGAGAAAGCAATCATACTTGGTCACAGACAAGCTTTGCTTGAAGAATTAAAAGATACTGAGGATCCAGCTCTGGCTCTTCATTTGACGAcgagtattttatttactgccGCTACTCAGTGCGCTCTTCACATGTCTGGCAGACATGTTTCCtctattttatcatttcttcaATCGTTTTTAATTCCTACCACTTCTACTCTACTTACTGACTACCACG ATCATGTTTTAGAATTATTGAGTTCCAATGACTCGACAACAAAAGAAGAGACACGAAAATTATTGACTGACGGAttggataaattaaaagaCATTGCTTACAGTTTCAAAGAGCAAATTAAAAACTCggacaataaaaatgaataa
- the LOC103573684 gene encoding popeye domain-containing protein 3 isoform X1 yields MWMHLYQKKCQEGICRDSRISATCLVFFLFFCHIYVNAYVTDAAVPRLSKDADTPQDILKASKNTDHKCTNMTSVVNPDAGLSMVSHESGYPYPPTVPPSFLSGALTCQPYRGIYVNHIYFQLANAFFLLSHLAPSGIHGVLYLRCTLLIGCAFLALWGWTIVCWLDAAMWNGLFVAINFVHVCTLLYRLRPIKFSREVEEVYAAVFQPLRVSRHQFKKVLNCMKAIKPLKYQEVYAQEKSTKVDSLSLVLSGKLVVSQNGRALHIVFPHQFLDSPEWFGVSTDEYFQVSITAMEDSRILLWHRDKLKLSIMTDQFLQAVFDHILGRDVVKKLMQVSETMAAGNHQHQNGQVVGLGGVGNIENDSDTKLFVVKKSDNHGITALISRQLQEERVPLLYTSPDVLNNALHHLNHLHAPYVLPLYTKTSTNDNSSQSES; encoded by the exons ATGTGGATGCatttataccaaaaaaaatgcCAGGAAGGCATCTGCAGAGACTCTCGTATCTCTGCAAcatgtttagttttttttttatttttttgtcatatatatgttaatGCATATGTAACTGATGCCGCCGTACCCCGTCTTTCCAAGGATGCCGATACACCGCAAGACATTCTCAAGGCATCGAAAAATACTGATCATAAATGTACCAATATGACTTCTGTCGTCAAtcctg ATGCAGGTTTGTCGATGGTGAGTCATGAGTCTGGGTATCCTTATCCACCAACAGTGCCTCCATCATTTTTAAGCGGAGCTCTTACTTGCCAGCCCTACCGTGGAATTTATGTTAATCACATCTACTTTCAACTAGCAAATGCATTTTTCTTATTGTCGCATTTAGCTCCAAGTGGTATACACGGTGTATTATATTTGAGATGCACATTATTAATTGGTTGTGCATTTCTCGCGCTATGGGGATGGACCATAGTCTGTTGGCTGGATGCTGCCATGTGGAATGGTCTCTTTGTAGCCATTAATTTTGTCCATGTTTGCACGTTACTTTATCGTTTGAGACCtatcaaattttcaagagaAGTTGAAGAG gTTTATGCAGCAGTATTCCAACCATTACGAGTATCGAgacatcaatttaaaaaagtattgaattgTATGAAAGCCATCAAACCTTTAAAGTATCAAGAGGTTTATGCACAAGAAAAATCAACTAAAGTTGATTCACTGTCTTTAGTACTGTCGGGAAA acttGTTGTATCACAAAATGGTAGAGCACTTCACATTGTCTTCCCTCATCAATTTCTCGATTCACCTGAGTGGTTTGGAGTATCAACAGatgaatattttcaa GTATCAATAACGGCAATGGAAGACTCTAGAATATTACTTTGGCatagagataaattaaaactgaGTATAATGACAGATCAATTTTTACAAGCAGTCTTTGATCATATACTAGGTAGAgatgttgtaaaaaaattaatgcaa gtAAGTGAAACAATGGCAGCTGGTAATCATCAACACCAAAATGGTCAAGTCGTCGGACTAGGCGGAGTCGGAAATATAGAAAACGATTCCGATACTAAATTATTTGTTGTCAAAAAGTCCGACAATCACGGAATCACGGCACTTATAAGTCGTCAACTTcaag AGGAGAGAGTGCCGCTGCTGTATACGAGCCCTGATGTGTTGAACAACGCACTGCATCACCTAAACCATCTTCACGCGCCTTATGTACTTCCCCTTTATACCAAAACATCAACCAATGACAATTCCTCCCAATCAGAATCCTAa
- the LOC103573682 gene encoding uncharacterized protein LOC103573682, translated as MNFMNLTSPHMLSDNKLREILKDRCIEVKDIEFMDKLKLLEIFKRIAMPMPQRKYNDQRSLGKKLSDLRLAKNIKISDHDKTKSELLDKSFESEDKNNSNKSPNNGILKSPINKLKSEQNSIRLSNNIHQVSNDQKRKNNMSPDQSPTKRQKISWP; from the exons atgaattttatgaatttgacATCACCTCACATGTTGTCTGATAATAAATTAcgtgaaatattaaaagat agaTGTATTGAAGTtaaagatattgaatttatggataaattgaaattgcttgaaatatttaaacgcaTTGCAATGCCAATGCcgcaaagaaaatataatgatCAGAGATCATTAggtaaaaaattgtcagatcTGAGAttagctaaaaatattaaaatttctgatCATGATAAAACTAagag TGAATTACTTGACAAATCATTTGAATCtgaggataaaaataattcaaataaaagtcCCAACAATGGAATTCTAAAATcaccaattaataaattaaaatctgaaCAAAACAGTATTCGGCTGtcaaataatattcatcaagtatcaaatgatcaaaaaagaaagaacaat ATGTCTCCAGATCAATCGCCAACAAagcgtcaaaaaatttcatggccTTAA